The Paraburkholderia sp. ZP32-5 genome includes a window with the following:
- a CDS encoding NAD(P)/FAD-dependent oxidoreductase, translating into MTQNARNASTTIPDVVVIGAGIVGLACAWSALRDGASVTVIDRDFEGDRTSHGNAGGIAVTESTPIAVNGLYTKALKWLFDPLGPLSLDWKHLPTAWPWFNAFRRSANQQRFREISLALASLNNRVYDDLVPMFEDIGAMDRFYRRGALTVYETDEAFAADQHEWAFKRELGVRWHALSADEIRAYEPSLAPVFRHGVFLDDWSHIGDPKGLVTQLRARVMQLGATLIEGAVTALDLSDTLAPAAVTGTGERVKGRRVVVATGAWSASLAASIGDRVLLDSERGYNTTLPAHGIALSREVIFAERKFVATPLDIGLRIGGAAEFAGLAAPPNYRRSDALLALGKRFLPDINDAGAVKWMGHRPATPDSLPVIGCSPRTSAVIYAFGHGHLGLTQAATTGALVADLLAGRTSGIDLEPYSISRFRN; encoded by the coding sequence ATGACCCAGAACGCCCGCAACGCCAGCACCACAATCCCTGATGTCGTCGTGATCGGCGCCGGCATCGTCGGCCTCGCCTGCGCATGGTCCGCGCTGCGCGATGGCGCGAGTGTCACCGTGATCGATCGCGATTTCGAAGGCGATCGCACGTCGCACGGCAACGCGGGCGGCATCGCGGTGACGGAGAGCACGCCGATCGCGGTGAACGGGCTGTACACGAAAGCACTGAAGTGGCTGTTCGATCCGCTGGGCCCGCTGTCGCTCGACTGGAAACATCTGCCGACCGCGTGGCCGTGGTTCAACGCGTTCCGGCGCTCGGCCAACCAGCAGCGCTTTCGCGAGATCTCGCTGGCACTCGCGAGCCTGAACAACCGCGTGTACGACGACCTCGTGCCGATGTTCGAGGACATCGGCGCGATGGACCGCTTCTACCGGCGCGGCGCGTTGACGGTCTACGAGACCGACGAAGCGTTCGCGGCCGATCAACACGAGTGGGCGTTCAAGCGCGAACTCGGTGTGCGCTGGCACGCGCTGTCCGCCGATGAGATTCGCGCGTACGAACCGTCGCTCGCGCCAGTGTTCCGGCACGGCGTGTTTCTCGACGACTGGTCGCATATCGGCGACCCGAAGGGGCTCGTCACGCAATTGCGCGCGCGGGTGATGCAGCTCGGCGCGACATTGATCGAGGGCGCCGTGACAGCGCTCGATCTGAGCGACACGCTCGCGCCCGCGGCGGTGACCGGCACCGGCGAACGGGTGAAGGGCCGCCGCGTGGTCGTGGCGACGGGGGCATGGTCCGCGTCGCTGGCGGCGTCGATCGGCGATCGCGTGCTGCTCGACAGCGAGCGCGGCTACAACACGACGCTTCCGGCGCATGGCATCGCGCTGTCGCGCGAAGTGATTTTCGCCGAGCGCAAGTTCGTCGCGACGCCGCTCGACATCGGATTGCGTATCGGCGGCGCCGCCGAATTCGCGGGTCTCGCGGCACCGCCGAACTACCGGCGCAGCGATGCGTTGCTCGCGCTCGGCAAGCGCTTCCTGCCGGACATCAACGATGCCGGCGCGGTGAAGTGGATGGGGCATCGCCCGGCCACGCCGGATTCGCTGCCGGTGATCGGCTGCTCGCCGCGCACGTCAGCTGTGATTTACGCGTTTGGCCACGGCCATCTCGGCCTCACGCAAGCGGCAACGACCGGCGCGCTGGTCGCCGATCTGCTCGCCGGCCGAACCTCTGGAATCGACCTTGAACCGTACTCGATCAGCCGCTTCAGGAATTGA
- a CDS encoding branched-chain amino acid ABC transporter substrate-binding protein: MKNRMTALAAAASAFVVLSSGPAQAAGPQTVKLGLAAPMTGAQAQYGKDFESGVQLAIDDFNATKPVIDGKETKFVLEALDDQADPKTGTVVAQKLVDDGIKGMLGHFNSGVTIPASAIYSRAGIPQISTATAPAYTRQGFKTTFRMMTSDTQQGGVMGKYVVDTLHAKRIAIIDDRTAYGQGLAEQFETAAKAAGGNIIVHEFTSDKAVDFKAILTGIKAKNPDFIYYAGADTQSAPLLKQARSLAMKATFASGEMSKTDDFIKIAGPAAEGAIVSLAGLPLEQMPGGAGFTQRYKAKFGTEPTTYAPYTYDGAIAMMQAMQKANSSDPAVYLPVLAKTDMKGVTSDHFAYDKYGDLRDAIITVYKSENGQWKPVTVLGSK; the protein is encoded by the coding sequence ATGAAAAATCGTATGACTGCTTTGGCCGCCGCCGCGTCGGCGTTCGTCGTTCTGTCGTCCGGGCCCGCGCAGGCCGCCGGCCCCCAGACCGTCAAACTGGGGCTCGCGGCGCCGATGACCGGCGCGCAGGCGCAGTACGGCAAGGATTTCGAATCCGGCGTACAGCTCGCGATCGACGACTTCAACGCGACGAAGCCGGTGATCGACGGCAAGGAAACGAAGTTCGTGCTCGAAGCGCTCGACGATCAGGCGGACCCGAAGACCGGCACCGTGGTCGCGCAGAAGCTCGTCGACGACGGCATCAAAGGTATGCTCGGCCACTTCAATTCGGGCGTGACGATTCCCGCTTCGGCGATCTATTCGCGTGCGGGCATTCCGCAGATTTCGACGGCGACCGCGCCGGCTTATACGCGTCAGGGCTTCAAGACGACCTTCCGGATGATGACCTCCGACACGCAGCAAGGCGGCGTGATGGGCAAGTACGTGGTCGACACGCTGCACGCGAAGCGCATTGCGATCATCGACGACCGGACCGCTTACGGCCAGGGCCTTGCCGAGCAGTTTGAAACGGCGGCGAAAGCGGCGGGCGGCAATATCATCGTTCACGAATTCACGTCCGACAAAGCGGTCGACTTCAAGGCGATCCTGACCGGCATCAAAGCCAAGAACCCCGACTTCATCTATTACGCGGGCGCGGATACGCAATCCGCGCCGCTGCTGAAGCAGGCCCGCTCGCTGGCGATGAAGGCGACGTTCGCGTCGGGCGAGATGTCGAAGACCGACGACTTCATCAAGATCGCCGGGCCGGCCGCCGAAGGCGCGATCGTGTCGCTGGCGGGCCTGCCGCTCGAACAGATGCCGGGCGGCGCCGGTTTTACACAGCGCTATAAAGCCAAATTCGGCACCGAGCCGACCACTTACGCGCCATACACGTACGATGGCGCGATCGCGATGATGCAGGCGATGCAGAAGGCCAATTCGTCGGACCCGGCCGTCTATCTGCCGGTGCTCGCGAAGACCGACATGAAGGGCGTCACCAGCGACCATTTCGCGTATGACAAGTACGGCGACCTGCGCGACGCGATTATCACCGTGTACAAGAGCGAGAACGGTCAGTGGAAACCGGTGACGGTGCTCGGCTCGAAATAA
- a CDS encoding GAF domain-containing protein has protein sequence MRTATNGNAALILNAIARIARLQQASPSIEAGGDAGSDPVWHEFERSLTEVFGQRLFTVLAYDQTSSRLGRLHSNRLDINPVGGLKRVTQSRWAAQVLHGGEFFIGSTREDIKSVFSEYELLWSIGCESVLNIPVRKNGVTLGTMNLLGEAGLYDHADLELASIFAQLAVAPLEDQVQRIRGLADPDFMEQV, from the coding sequence GTGAGAACCGCAACGAACGGAAACGCCGCGTTGATCCTGAATGCGATCGCGCGCATCGCGAGGCTGCAGCAGGCAAGCCCTTCGATCGAAGCTGGCGGCGACGCCGGCTCCGATCCGGTCTGGCATGAATTCGAACGCTCGCTAACCGAAGTCTTCGGGCAACGGCTCTTTACCGTGCTCGCGTACGACCAGACGTCGAGCCGGCTCGGCCGCCTGCATAGCAACCGCCTCGACATCAACCCGGTCGGCGGCCTGAAGCGCGTCACGCAAAGCCGCTGGGCAGCGCAGGTGTTGCACGGCGGCGAGTTTTTCATCGGCTCGACCCGCGAGGACATCAAGTCTGTGTTCTCGGAGTACGAGCTGCTGTGGTCGATCGGCTGCGAAAGCGTGCTGAACATTCCGGTGCGCAAGAACGGCGTGACGCTCGGCACGATGAATCTGCTCGGCGAAGCGGGTCTGTACGACCATGCCGATCTCGAGCTGGCGTCGATCTTCGCGCAACTGGCGGTCGCGCCGCTCGAAGATCAGGTGCAACGGATCCGCGGACTCGCGGACCCGGATTTCATGGAGCAGGTGTAG
- a CDS encoding MFS transporter produces the protein MSPIAARLERLPFSRFHFTLLLMGGLGFMFEAIDAAIIAFILPVVRTKWHLTSFETGLLGSSTYVGFLVGALLAGLLGDRFGRRIVMMWSLTFFCVLTFINAFVNDWHTFALLRAIAGIGMGAEGAIIAPFLVEFVSNRYRGAFTGALAGFFSFGFVAAALIGYFVIPLNPEGWRIALIIVSLPVVVLLWWRRSLHESPRWLELHGRHQEAEAVVADIERQIERRGVVLPPVTPVAGSALGFEQAGSFFGNLKLLWKPPLARTTLMSWCLWLSVTFCSYAFFVWIPGLLVQHGMTITKSFSVSIIIYLAQIPGYYSAAYFCEKLGRKTTIVSYMAMACIAGLWLANAGSDTSIVFASTFMSFAMNGVNAGEYAYTPEVFPTHLRATGMGAASAFGRIGAICSPMLVGYIYPLWGFAGVFGMTTVILLIGAFAVIFLGVSTHGRTLEEIAETEYGALRTEAGSGELRTAK, from the coding sequence ATGTCACCGATTGCCGCCCGGCTCGAACGTCTTCCGTTCAGCCGCTTTCACTTCACGCTGCTGCTGATGGGCGGCCTGGGCTTCATGTTCGAAGCCATCGACGCGGCGATCATCGCGTTCATCCTGCCCGTCGTTCGCACCAAATGGCACCTGACCAGTTTCGAGACCGGGCTGCTCGGCAGCAGCACCTACGTCGGTTTTCTGGTCGGCGCGCTGCTCGCCGGCCTGCTGGGAGACCGTTTCGGCCGACGCATCGTGATGATGTGGTCGCTGACGTTTTTCTGCGTACTGACCTTCATCAATGCCTTCGTCAACGACTGGCACACGTTCGCGCTGCTGCGCGCGATCGCCGGGATCGGCATGGGTGCCGAGGGCGCGATCATCGCGCCGTTCCTCGTCGAATTCGTCAGCAACCGCTATCGCGGCGCCTTTACCGGCGCGCTGGCCGGATTTTTCTCGTTCGGCTTCGTGGCCGCCGCACTGATCGGCTACTTCGTGATTCCGCTGAACCCGGAAGGCTGGCGCATCGCGCTGATCATCGTGTCGTTGCCGGTTGTCGTGCTGCTGTGGTGGCGCCGTTCGCTGCACGAGTCGCCGCGCTGGCTGGAACTGCACGGTCGCCACCAGGAAGCCGAGGCGGTCGTCGCCGACATCGAGCGGCAGATCGAGCGCCGCGGCGTCGTGTTGCCGCCGGTCACGCCGGTCGCGGGCAGCGCGCTCGGCTTCGAGCAGGCTGGTTCGTTCTTCGGCAATCTGAAACTGCTGTGGAAGCCGCCGCTCGCCAGAACGACGCTGATGAGCTGGTGCCTGTGGCTGTCCGTCACATTCTGCTCGTATGCGTTCTTCGTGTGGATTCCCGGCCTGCTGGTGCAGCACGGGATGACCATCACCAAGAGCTTTTCGGTGTCGATCATCATCTATCTCGCGCAGATTCCGGGCTATTACTCGGCCGCGTACTTCTGCGAAAAGCTCGGCCGCAAGACGACGATCGTTTCCTATATGGCGATGGCCTGCATCGCGGGTCTGTGGCTCGCCAACGCCGGTAGCGACACGTCGATCGTGTTCGCATCGACCTTCATGTCCTTCGCGATGAACGGCGTGAACGCGGGCGAATATGCATACACGCCCGAAGTGTTCCCGACGCATCTGCGGGCGACGGGTATGGGCGCGGCCTCCGCGTTCGGCCGTATCGGCGCGATCTGTTCGCCGATGCTGGTGGGCTATATCTATCCGCTGTGGGGCTTCGCCGGCGTGTTCGGCATGACCACGGTGATTCTGCTGATCGGCGCGTTCGCGGTGATCTTCCTCGGCGTATCGACGCATGGCCGGACCCTCGAAGAGATCGCTGAAACCGAATACGGCGCGCTGCGCACCGAAGCGGGCAGCGGCGAGCTTCGCACCGCCAAGTGA